The window CGACCTGGAACGGCTGGTCGCCATGCTCGCCGCCGTCGAGGGGATCAGCGACCTGGCCCTGACCACCAACGGGACGCTGCTGGCCGGCAAGGCGCGGGCGCTGCGCGAGGCGGGCCTGTCGCGCGTGACGGTCAGCCTCGACTCGCTGGACGACGGTGTGTTCCGCGCGATGAACGACAGGGGCGTGCCCTTGGCGCGGGTGCTGGAGGGCATCGCCGCCGCCCAGAAGGCCGGGTTCTCGCCGGTCAAGCTCAACACGGTCGTCAAGCGGGGCGTCAACGACCACGGCCTGGCCGACCTCGCCCGCTTCGCCCGCGCCAACGGCCTGGTCGTGCGCTTCATCGAGTACATGGACGTGGGCACCACCAACGGCTGGCGCCTGGACGACGTCGTGCCCGCCGCCGAGGTCATCGGCCGCATCGACGCCGAGCTGCCCCTGGAGCCGGCCGGGCCGAACTATCGCGGCGAGGTCGCCCGCCGCTGGCGCTTCCGCGACGGGCAGGGGGAGATCGGCGTGATCGCCTCGGTCACCCAACCGTTTTGCCGCGACTGCACCCGCGCGCGCCTGTCGACCGACGGCAAGCTCTACACCTGCCTGTTCGCCGGCGCCGGGCACGACCTGCGGGTCCTGCTGCGCCAGGGCGCCAGCAACGACGACCTCCGCGCGGCGCTGACCCGCATCTGGCGGGGACGTGGCGACCGCTACTCCGAGCTGCGCGCCGCCCTGCCGGTCCGGCCGGCCTCGATCGAGATGTCCTACATCGGCGGCTGACCCTCTCGCCGGTCCAGGCATGCGCCCAGCAGTGCACATGAGCCGGCCAGCCCCTGACCGGCACGGCCGACCCGACCGCCGCGGGGCCAGCCCAGCGGCGTGCAGGCGAAGGCCGCAGCTTAGGGCGCTGGGACCTGATAGCCGGCGACGAACTCGGCGTCGCGCAGCACAGCGCCGACGTTGGCCGCCCCGCCCGGGGAGCCGAGCGGCTCCTCGCCCTCGGTGAAGAACGCGGCGTTGGCGGCGGTGAACTCCTTCCACTGCGCCGGCACGTCGTCGTCGTAGAAGATGGCCTCCACCGGACAGACGGGCTCGCAGGCGCCGCAGTCCACGCACTCGTCGGGGTGGATGTAGAGCATGCGGTCGCCCTCGTAGATGCAGTCGACGGGACACTCCTCGACGCAGGACCTGTCCTTGACGTCAATGCATGGCCCAATGATGACGTAGGTCACTGCCAGCCTCCATCCCGTGCAGACAGCCTCCGAGCGCCAGTCGACCTGCTGTCGCCGCCCAGGACCCCCTGCTACCACCACCACCCCACCCCGTCAAGGCGGGCCGCTCAGGCCAAGCCCGCGCGAGCGGGTCAACGGCCAGTTACGCGTGGCACCCCTGTGCCTGCGACAGCAGGCACACTGACCTCCACGACGTCCGATCCGGCGGCACAAGCGG is drawn from Actinomycetes bacterium and contains these coding sequences:
- the moaA gene encoding GTP 3',8-cyclase MoaA → MGGVAVQGRGPVVPPDPSRPARGEPTSGVGDRLGRPLRDLRVSVTDRCNFRCPYCMPKEIFGRDHAFLPRAEILSFEEITRVVRAAAALGVTKVRLTGGEPLVRRDLERLVAMLAAVEGISDLALTTNGTLLAGKARALREAGLSRVTVSLDSLDDGVFRAMNDRGVPLARVLEGIAAAQKAGFSPVKLNTVVKRGVNDHGLADLARFARANGLVVRFIEYMDVGTTNGWRLDDVVPAAEVIGRIDAELPLEPAGPNYRGEVARRWRFRDGQGEIGVIASVTQPFCRDCTRARLSTDGKLYTCLFAGAGHDLRVLLRQGASNDDLRAALTRIWRGRGDRYSELRAALPVRPASIEMSYIGG
- the fdxA gene encoding ferredoxin, encoding MTYVIIGPCIDVKDRSCVEECPVDCIYEGDRMLYIHPDECVDCGACEPVCPVEAIFYDDDVPAQWKEFTAANAAFFTEGEEPLGSPGGAANVGAVLRDAEFVAGYQVPAP